From Columba livia isolate bColLiv1 breed racing homer chromosome 7, bColLiv1.pat.W.v2, whole genome shotgun sequence, one genomic window encodes:
- the SUMO1 gene encoding small ubiquitin-related modifier 1 translates to MSDQEAKPSAEDLGDKKEGEYIKLKVIGQDSSEIHFKVKMTTHLKKLKESYCQRQGVPMNSLRFLFEGQRITDNHTPKELGMEEEDVIEVYQEQTGGHSTV, encoded by the exons gAAGCAAAGCCTTCAGCTGAGGACTTAGGAGATAAGAAAGAAGGGGAATACATTAAACTCAAAGTCATTGGGCAG GACAGCAGTGAAATTCACTTCAAGGTGAAAATGACAACACACCTCAAGAAACTCAAAGAATCATACTGTCAAAGACAG GGTGTTCCAATGAATTCACTCAGGTTCCTCTTCGAGGGTCAGAGAATTACTGATAATCATACCCCCAAGGAG ctggggatggaggaggaagaCGTGATTGAAGTTTATCAGGAACAGACGGGGGGTCACTCAACAGTTTAG